A region from the Oscillospiraceae bacterium genome encodes:
- a CDS encoding glutamate synthase: protein MIIRADGMHFEDLCREIREAGEDVLVENCQGQRYIGSGMHGVNIDLYGTPGNALGAYFGGGRITVHGNAQDATGDTMDGGTIIVHGSSGDATGYAMRGGRILIRNNAGYRAGIHMKQYADKRPVLVIGGRAGSFLGEYQAGGLILVLGLHTDGRPIVGEFCGTGMHGGRIVLRCDAPPAGLPRQVMARQASGEDLEEIVPLMDEFCSTFDIRCDMMSKSTFFILTPDSRNPYQQLYVYN, encoded by the coding sequence ATGATCATTCGGGCCGACGGTATGCACTTTGAGGACCTGTGCCGGGAGATCCGAGAGGCCGGTGAGGATGTCCTCGTGGAAAACTGCCAAGGACAGCGCTACATCGGCAGCGGAATGCACGGTGTGAACATCGACCTCTACGGTACCCCGGGGAACGCGCTCGGCGCCTATTTCGGCGGCGGCCGCATCACGGTGCACGGCAACGCGCAGGACGCGACGGGAGATACGATGGATGGCGGGACGATCATCGTCCACGGTTCCAGCGGAGACGCCACCGGGTACGCGATGCGCGGCGGCCGGATTTTGATTCGGAACAACGCGGGGTACCGTGCCGGGATTCACATGAAACAGTACGCCGACAAGCGGCCTGTACTGGTGATCGGTGGCCGGGCCGGAAGCTTTCTCGGCGAATATCAGGCGGGTGGGCTTATCCTTGTGCTGGGCCTGCATACCGACGGCCGCCCCATCGTCGGGGAGTTCTGCGGCACGGGGATGCACGGCGGACGGATCGTTTTGCGCTGCGACGCGCCGCCCGCAGGTTTGCCCCGACAGGTCATGGCCCGACAGGCGTCGGGGGAGGATTTGGAGGAAATTGTCCCACTGATGGACGAATTTTGTTCGACTTTTGACATAAGATGTGATATGATGTCGAAAAGTACTTTTTTTATTCTGACTCCCGACAGCCGCAACCCCTACCAGCAGTTGTACGTGTACAACTAA
- a CDS encoding glutamine synthetase family protein — MTYTTKEVLQFVQENDVKFVKLAFCDIWGVQKNISIVSRHLEAAFEEGVAFDASSIAGFLTVEKSDLCLFPDPATLHVLPWRPQQGRVVRFFCDIRYPDGASFEGDTRRLLAKASGSAEEMGLFCRVGSECDFYLFHIGEDGAPTDTPFDNAGYLDVAPLDRGENVRRDICLYLDQMGVTAENSHHERGPGQYGVDIHHCDIRKAADDLVILKSAVDSIAAANGLWASFMPKPIEEQNGNGLHLNFSLAQNGRNIFKTDGAEHSPIAESFIAGILVHIAEITAVANPLLSSYTRFAQNEAPPYISWAHQNRSQLVRIPAASGDHSRMELRSPDPAANPHLLLTLLLHAGLDGVRQSLPLPPSIDVNMYEQGDDTEAQRLPQSLGDALDCMADSAFVRSILGDVYTEKYVRFKREETR, encoded by the coding sequence GTGACGTACACCACAAAAGAAGTCCTGCAGTTCGTGCAGGAAAATGATGTAAAATTTGTAAAATTGGCGTTTTGTGACATTTGGGGCGTGCAAAAGAACATCTCCATTGTGTCACGCCACCTTGAGGCCGCGTTTGAAGAGGGCGTGGCCTTTGACGCTTCTTCCATCGCCGGGTTTTTGACGGTCGAAAAGTCGGATCTCTGTCTCTTCCCCGACCCTGCCACGCTCCACGTCCTGCCCTGGCGGCCGCAGCAGGGGCGCGTCGTGCGCTTTTTTTGCGACATCCGCTACCCGGACGGCGCCTCCTTTGAGGGCGACACGCGCCGGCTGCTGGCCAAGGCCTCCGGCAGTGCGGAGGAGATGGGTCTCTTCTGCCGGGTCGGCAGCGAGTGTGACTTCTATCTCTTCCACATCGGGGAGGACGGCGCACCCACGGACACCCCCTTTGACAACGCCGGGTATCTCGATGTGGCGCCGCTTGACCGGGGCGAAAATGTCCGTCGCGACATCTGCCTCTATCTGGACCAGATGGGCGTCACGGCGGAGAACTCCCACCACGAGCGCGGCCCGGGCCAATACGGCGTCGACATTCACCACTGCGACATCCGCAAGGCGGCCGACGATCTTGTCATTCTCAAGTCGGCAGTGGACTCCATCGCCGCAGCCAACGGGCTGTGGGCGTCGTTTATGCCAAAGCCCATCGAGGAGCAAAACGGCAACGGGCTCCATTTGAACTTTTCACTCGCGCAAAACGGCCGCAACATCTTCAAGACGGACGGGGCGGAGCACTCCCCCATCGCGGAGAGTTTCATCGCCGGGATCCTCGTCCACATCGCCGAGATCACGGCAGTGGCAAATCCGCTCCTGTCGTCTTACACTCGTTTTGCACAAAACGAGGCGCCGCCCTACATCTCCTGGGCACACCAGAACCGGTCGCAGCTTGTCCGCATCCCCGCCGCCTCGGGAGACCACTCGCGTATGGAACTGCGTTCGCCTGACCCGGCGGCCAATCCGCATCTCCTGCTCACGCTGCTGCTGCACGCGGGGCTGGACGGGGTTCGACAGTCCCTGCCGCTGCCGCCGTCGATTGACGTGAACATGTATGAGCAGGGCGACGACACGGAGGCGCAGCGGCTTCCCCAGTCCCTGGGCGACGCGCTGGACTGCATGGCGGACAGCGCCTTTGTCCGTTCGATTCTGGGCGATGTGTATACCGAGAAGTACGTTCGGTTCAAGCGTGAGGAGACGCGGTAA
- a CDS encoding ANTAR domain-containing protein, giving the protein MESILIVSGSEKGREVLREFLSVHAYQDVVYTGHAAETKRLLLDRCFDLCVINTPLPDEFGSDLAISVVEQGVSQVMCLVKSDVADTVSAKLEDYGIFVLAKPLNKQTLWSAFKLMQAAHHRLRGLQNQNDLLRQKIEDIRLVDRAKCLLISYLKMTEPQAHRYIEKQAMDLRLPKREIAIHLIRTYEE; this is encoded by the coding sequence TTGGAGAGTATCCTGATTGTCTCCGGCTCGGAAAAGGGCCGGGAGGTACTTCGTGAGTTTTTGTCCGTCCATGCGTACCAGGACGTCGTTTACACAGGCCACGCGGCGGAAACCAAACGCCTGCTGCTGGACCGTTGTTTCGACCTGTGTGTGATCAATACCCCCCTGCCGGACGAATTCGGGTCCGATCTCGCTATCTCCGTCGTGGAACAAGGTGTTTCGCAAGTGATGTGCCTCGTGAAGAGCGACGTGGCGGATACGGTGTCCGCTAAATTGGAAGATTATGGAATTTTTGTGTTGGCAAAGCCTCTGAACAAACAGACGCTCTGGTCGGCTTTTAAATTGATGCAGGCCGCGCACCACCGTTTGCGTGGTCTGCAAAATCAAAACGATCTGCTCAGGCAGAAGATTGAAGACATTCGGCTGGTGGATCGGGCAAAATGTTTGCTCATCTCCTATCTCAAGATGACGGAACCGCAGGCGCATCGCTACATCGAAAAGCAGGCCATGGATCTGCGTCTCCCGAAGCGTGAGATCGCGATCCATTTGATACGCACCTACGAAGAATGA
- a CDS encoding LL-diaminopimelate aminotransferase → MRVNQNYQKLQDNYLFVEIGRRTSAFLEAHPEADVIRLGIGDVTQPLCPAVVDALKAASEEMGTVAGFHGYGPEQGYAFLREAIRDVYGARGVSLDASEIFISDGAKSDMGNILDIFDRDNTVLVPDPVYPVYVDTNLMLGRPVVFAGGVEENCFLPGPDPNVRADIIYLCSPNNPTGAVYGREDLRRWVDYAREQKALILFDAAYECFVRDDSLPRSIYEIEGAHTCAIEFCSLSKTAGFTGTRCGYTVVPHALAYDGMRLNKMWLRRQTTKFNGVPYIIQRGARAVFTPEGQRQVRKITDYYLGNAQILAGLLDRLGIFYTGGRHSPYLWLKCPGGRSSWEYFDFLLTKAHVVGTPGAGFGQNGEGFFRLSSFGDRVRTQTAVERILAV, encoded by the coding sequence GTGAGAGTCAATCAGAATTACCAGAAATTGCAGGACAACTATTTATTTGTGGAGATTGGGCGGCGGACGAGTGCCTTTTTGGAGGCACACCCGGAGGCCGACGTCATTCGCTTGGGGATTGGCGATGTGACGCAGCCTCTCTGCCCCGCCGTGGTGGATGCGCTGAAGGCCGCCTCCGAGGAGATGGGGACGGTCGCCGGTTTTCACGGCTATGGTCCGGAGCAGGGGTACGCCTTTTTGCGCGAGGCGATACGGGACGTATACGGCGCGCGCGGCGTATCGCTCGACGCGTCGGAGATCTTCATCAGCGACGGTGCGAAGAGCGACATGGGCAACATTTTGGACATCTTTGACCGCGACAATACCGTGCTGGTGCCCGACCCGGTCTACCCTGTCTATGTGGACACCAATCTGATGCTGGGGCGGCCGGTGGTCTTCGCCGGCGGGGTTGAGGAAAACTGTTTTTTGCCGGGTCCGGACCCGAATGTGCGGGCGGACATCATCTATCTCTGCTCTCCGAACAACCCAACGGGAGCCGTCTATGGCCGGGAAGACCTGCGCAGATGGGTAGACTACGCGCGCGAACAGAAAGCGCTGATTCTCTTCGATGCGGCCTACGAGTGTTTCGTCCGGGACGACAGCCTGCCTCGCAGCATCTACGAGATCGAGGGCGCACACACCTGCGCCATTGAGTTCTGTTCTCTCTCCAAAACGGCCGGCTTCACGGGGACGCGCTGCGGGTACACGGTGGTGCCCCACGCGCTCGCATACGACGGCATGCGGCTTAATAAGATGTGGCTGCGCCGTCAGACGACGAAGTTCAACGGCGTGCCCTACATCATCCAGCGCGGTGCGCGGGCGGTATTCACACCCGAGGGACAGCGGCAGGTGCGGAAGATCACGGATTATTACCTTGGCAACGCGCAGATCCTCGCCGGTCTGCTGGACCGCTTGGGCATCTTCTACACCGGCGGGCGTCACTCGCCGTATCTGTGGCTCAAATGCCCCGGCGGGCGGAGTTCGTGGGAGTATTTCGACTTTTTACTGACAAAGGCCCATGTGGTGGGAACCCCCGGCGCCGGCTTCGGTCAAAACGGCGAGGGCTTCTTCCGTCTCTCCAGCTTTGGCGACCGTGTCCGCACCCAAACCGCCGTCGAAAGAATTTTGGCCGTTTGA
- a CDS encoding chemotaxis protein CheW, translating to MSEQMVQTLTTEEAEEQASLEVGDLPWILFTLDGVAYGINSQNVLSIEIFDHATPIVGDPPYMRGVTRFRDGMISLADLRILFGLPDRTEAGASEVRDMVIVVQWEDHRMGLVVDEILSVEFIGSFVESHTGASRSQYVDQIARREKDNTTVMLLDETLLANI from the coding sequence GTGAGTGAGCAGATGGTTCAGACGCTGACGACGGAAGAAGCGGAGGAGCAGGCGTCTCTGGAAGTGGGCGATCTGCCCTGGATCTTGTTCACGCTGGACGGCGTCGCGTATGGAATCAACAGCCAGAACGTACTTTCGATCGAGATTTTTGACCACGCCACGCCGATTGTGGGAGACCCTCCCTACATGCGGGGCGTGACGCGGTTTCGGGACGGAATGATCTCCCTCGCGGACCTGCGCATTCTGTTCGGCCTGCCGGACCGCACGGAGGCAGGGGCGTCGGAGGTCCGCGACATGGTGATCGTCGTCCAGTGGGAGGATCACCGGATGGGCCTGGTGGTCGATGAGATCCTCTCTGTCGAATTCATCGGCTCGTTCGTAGAGAGTCACACCGGTGCGTCGCGGTCCCAATACGTGGACCAGATTGCCCGGCGAGAGAAGGACAACACCACCGTGATGCTCCTTGATGAAACCCTTCTGGCAAACATATAA
- a CDS encoding ribosome maturation factor RimP, whose product MSKVERLVTALAEPAAAAAGCELWDVEFVREGGRAVLRVYIDRAGGVGTQHCEAVSRALEPLLDEADPIPGSYTLEVSSTGPERPLRRDSDFARFIGHAVSVRLYAPRDGAREFVGTLSHHDGQTVTLDDGALVFNKKDVALVRLYVEWGDAL is encoded by the coding sequence ATGAGCAAAGTGGAGCGTCTTGTGACGGCGCTGGCGGAGCCGGCGGCGGCGGCGGCGGGGTGCGAGCTCTGGGACGTCGAATTTGTCCGGGAGGGGGGCCGCGCCGTGCTCAGGGTATACATCGATCGCGCGGGCGGCGTGGGCACCCAGCACTGTGAAGCGGTCAGCCGGGCGTTAGAGCCTCTGCTCGACGAGGCCGATCCCATCCCCGGGTCCTATACGTTGGAGGTCTCCTCCACCGGTCCGGAGCGGCCCCTGCGGCGCGATTCCGACTTTGCCCGGTTCATCGGCCACGCCGTGTCGGTACGCCTATACGCGCCGCGCGACGGCGCGCGCGAGTTTGTCGGCACGCTCTCTCACCACGACGGACAGACCGTCACGCTGGACGACGGCGCGCTGGTCTTCAACAAAAAAGACGTCGCTCTGGTCCGCCTCTATGTCGAGTGGGGCGACGCCCTGTGA
- the nusA gene encoding transcription termination factor NusA, with protein sequence MNAEFFDAIAQIEREKGIPRTFMHEKISQALVTAYKRDNAGISENIVVELDDTRKEVHMYLQKTVVEEVTNPALELSREQAREISPTSDVGDVVPIPVETRNFGRIAAQTAKQVIIQGIREAEHGLVYQEFNSKEHEILSAQVSRFDVRNGGVVMEIGGSKGDKTEAILMPGEQIREEMLNIGDRVKVYVVEVRKSSRGPLILISRTHPGLVRRLFELEIPEIHDGVVEIRSIAREAGHRTKIAISSNDANVDPIGACIGPRGARVGGIVEELRGEKIDIIKYNDDPVEFVTASMALADVVHAEILDDGKSCRVVVPDDQLSLAIGKEGQNARLAAKLTGFKIDIRSKSQWEAETAAQQA encoded by the coding sequence ATGAACGCCGAGTTTTTTGACGCCATCGCGCAGATCGAGCGCGAAAAAGGAATCCCGCGTACCTTCATGCACGAAAAAATTTCCCAGGCCCTGGTCACCGCCTACAAACGCGACAACGCCGGCATCTCCGAAAACATCGTGGTGGAACTCGACGATACGCGCAAAGAGGTGCACATGTATCTGCAAAAAACCGTCGTCGAAGAGGTGACCAACCCGGCGCTGGAGCTCTCCCGGGAGCAGGCGCGGGAGATATCGCCCACCTCCGACGTGGGCGACGTCGTACCGATTCCCGTCGAGACGCGGAATTTTGGCCGGATCGCGGCGCAGACCGCGAAGCAAGTCATCATCCAGGGCATTCGCGAGGCGGAACACGGACTCGTATACCAGGAGTTCAACTCCAAGGAACATGAGATTTTGAGCGCCCAGGTCAGCCGATTCGACGTCCGCAACGGCGGTGTCGTGATGGAGATTGGTGGGAGCAAGGGCGACAAAACCGAGGCCATCTTGATGCCGGGCGAACAAATACGGGAAGAGATGTTGAACATCGGCGACCGGGTAAAAGTCTACGTGGTGGAAGTCCGCAAGTCCTCCCGCGGGCCGCTGATCCTGATCTCGCGCACCCACCCGGGCCTCGTGCGGCGGCTCTTTGAGCTTGAAATCCCGGAGATTCACGACGGCGTTGTGGAGATCCGGAGCATCGCGCGCGAGGCGGGACACCGCACGAAGATCGCCATCAGTTCTAATGACGCCAACGTCGATCCCATTGGCGCCTGCATCGGCCCGCGCGGCGCGCGCGTCGGCGGTATCGTTGAGGAACTGCGCGGGGAAAAGATCGATATCATCAAGTACAACGACGACCCGGTCGAGTTTGTAACCGCCTCTATGGCACTGGCCGATGTAGTCCACGCCGAAATTTTGGACGACGGCAAATCCTGCCGCGTGGTCGTCCCGGACGACCAGCTCTCACTTGCGATCGGCAAGGAGGGGCAAAATGCCCGCCTGGCCGCCAAGCTCACGGGTTTCAAGATCGACATCCGCTCCAAAAGCCAGTGGGAAGCGGAGACAGCCGCCCAGCAAGCATAA
- a CDS encoding YlxR family protein → MVKVRKIPMRQCVGCRVMKPKRELIRAVRAPTGEISLDFHGKKPGRGAYVCPDMACLARAKKVRALERVFGVPVPDEVFEALRRQMTAPDHDD, encoded by the coding sequence ATGGTAAAGGTGAGAAAAATACCCATGCGCCAGTGTGTCGGGTGCCGTGTCATGAAGCCGAAGCGCGAACTCATCCGTGCGGTGCGCGCGCCCACGGGGGAGATATCCCTAGATTTCCACGGCAAAAAGCCGGGACGGGGCGCGTACGTTTGCCCGGACATGGCTTGCCTGGCCCGTGCCAAGAAGGTGCGCGCGTTGGAGCGCGTCTTTGGAGTCCCGGTGCCCGACGAGGTCTTTGAGGCGTTGAGGCGGCAGATGACGGCGCCGGATCATGACGACTAA
- a CDS encoding 50S ribosomal protein L7ae produces MTTNPLGLLGLARRAGRLALGARAVEGELRHRRAVLLLLASDAGADAVRRAARLVEGAGGPPCLTLPYTKEEWGRAMGRDVCALGALTDKGLAAALKQSIESASSIDSH; encoded by the coding sequence ATGACGACTAATCCGCTCGGACTGTTGGGCCTCGCGCGCCGCGCCGGCCGGCTTGCACTGGGGGCCCGGGCCGTTGAAGGTGAACTGCGGCACAGGCGCGCGGTGCTGCTGCTGCTGGCAAGCGACGCCGGCGCGGATGCGGTGCGCCGCGCGGCGCGTCTGGTCGAAGGAGCGGGCGGTCCGCCGTGTCTCACATTGCCGTACACAAAAGAGGAGTGGGGACGCGCCATGGGCCGCGACGTCTGCGCGCTGGGCGCTCTGACCGACAAGGGCCTGGCCGCGGCACTGAAACAGTCCATCGAGTCCGCTTCTTCCATCGATTCCCACTGA
- the infB gene encoding translation initiation factor IF-2 produces MSNLIKYRVHEVAKDFGLPSKKVSDIMTKYLTPPKNHMQVLTDEELNVIFDEITQTHQIENIEIVFSKTYKEPPAAAPAPAATQPEAAPVPAADTPAASASSAAPAPAAAPPPAPAPEQPRKHEPRVRIIDTRGATVDLGRYDERIEQLVPERAQNMKRGKEKIKRAPDKKSGIPFSQKRRQEEQERMRRLQLEALKKQPIKVLIPDEISVSELAARMKKTGTEVVKQLMKLGVMASLPQTIDFETASLVAMEMGARVEREVVVTIEERLIDDSADEKEALVPRDPVVVVMGHVDHGKTSLLDYVRQASVASGEFGGITQHIGAYRVSLNGRQITFLDTPGHAAFTSMRMRGAQVTDIAILVVAADDGIMPQTVEAINHARAARVPIIVAINKMDRPDATPDKIMQQLTEHNLVAEEWGGDTIVCPVSAKTGTGIDRLLEMVLLTADMCDLRANPNRPARGSVIEARLDKGRGPVATMLVQNGTLRQGDILIAGTSVGRVRAMTDDKGRKIETAGPSVPVEIIGMGEVPDAGDQFHAVADERMARELVEQRKHQHKEETARPVGQKVSLEDLFAQIQEGQIKDLNIIVKADVQGSAEAVRTSLEKLSTDEVRVRVIHSAVGAINESDILLAATASAIIIGFNVRPEPSARDSAERAHVDVRLYRVIYEAIEEMEAAMKGLLAPKFKEVVLGRAEVRQVFRVTGVGTVAGCYVLEGKIVRLAKARLVRGGIVVHEGELASLKRFKDDAREVAVGYECGIGIERFNDIKEGDVIEAFVMEEIER; encoded by the coding sequence ATGAGCAATTTGATCAAATACCGGGTGCACGAGGTGGCCAAGGATTTTGGACTTCCTTCAAAGAAGGTGTCCGATATCATGACCAAATACCTGACGCCGCCCAAAAACCATATGCAGGTACTCACTGACGAGGAACTCAATGTCATCTTCGACGAGATCACGCAGACTCACCAGATTGAGAACATTGAGATCGTTTTCTCCAAGACGTACAAAGAGCCGCCGGCCGCCGCTCCGGCTCCGGCCGCAACGCAGCCGGAGGCCGCGCCTGTGCCCGCCGCCGACACGCCGGCTGCGTCGGCGTCTTCCGCCGCGCCGGCCCCCGCCGCCGCTCCGCCGCCAGCCCCCGCGCCGGAGCAGCCCAGGAAGCACGAGCCGCGGGTGCGTATCATTGACACGCGCGGCGCTACGGTGGATCTCGGTCGGTACGACGAGCGCATTGAACAGCTCGTACCGGAGCGCGCGCAGAATATGAAACGCGGCAAAGAAAAGATCAAGCGCGCGCCCGACAAGAAGTCCGGCATACCCTTCAGCCAGAAGCGCCGTCAGGAGGAACAAGAGCGCATGCGCCGTCTCCAGCTTGAGGCGCTGAAAAAACAGCCCATCAAGGTGCTTATCCCCGATGAGATCTCGGTCTCTGAACTCGCGGCCCGCATGAAGAAAACGGGGACCGAAGTGGTAAAACAGCTCATGAAACTGGGCGTCATGGCCTCCCTGCCGCAGACTATCGACTTCGAAACCGCTTCTCTCGTCGCGATGGAGATGGGCGCACGGGTTGAACGCGAGGTGGTTGTAACGATTGAAGAGAGACTGATCGACGACAGTGCCGACGAGAAAGAGGCGCTCGTACCCCGCGACCCGGTCGTCGTCGTGATGGGCCACGTCGACCATGGAAAGACTTCCCTGCTCGACTATGTCCGCCAGGCCAGCGTGGCCTCCGGCGAGTTCGGCGGCATCACGCAGCATATCGGCGCCTACCGCGTCTCGCTGAACGGCCGGCAGATCACCTTCCTCGACACGCCGGGCCACGCCGCCTTCACCTCCATGCGCATGCGCGGCGCGCAGGTCACGGACATCGCCATTTTGGTGGTGGCTGCCGACGACGGCATCATGCCGCAGACGGTGGAGGCGATCAACCACGCCCGGGCCGCCCGCGTGCCGATCATTGTGGCGATCAACAAGATGGACAGACCCGACGCGACCCCGGACAAGATCATGCAGCAGCTCACGGAACACAATCTGGTGGCCGAGGAGTGGGGCGGCGACACGATCGTCTGTCCGGTCTCGGCAAAGACGGGCACCGGGATCGATCGGCTGCTCGAGATGGTGCTCCTCACCGCAGATATGTGCGATCTCAGGGCCAACCCAAACCGCCCGGCGCGCGGCAGCGTCATCGAGGCGCGGCTCGACAAGGGGCGCGGCCCCGTGGCCACGATGCTCGTGCAAAACGGCACGCTTCGGCAGGGCGACATCCTGATCGCCGGTACTTCGGTGGGCCGTGTGCGCGCCATGACCGACGACAAGGGCCGCAAGATCGAGACGGCCGGGCCCTCCGTGCCGGTGGAGATCATCGGTATGGGCGAAGTGCCGGATGCGGGCGACCAGTTCCATGCCGTGGCCGACGAGCGTATGGCCCGCGAACTCGTCGAACAGCGCAAACATCAGCACAAAGAGGAGACGGCCCGCCCCGTGGGGCAGAAAGTCTCTCTGGAGGATCTGTTCGCGCAGATCCAGGAGGGACAGATCAAAGATTTGAACATCATCGTGAAAGCCGACGTGCAGGGTTCGGCCGAGGCCGTGCGCACATCGCTCGAAAAGCTTTCGACGGACGAGGTCCGGGTCCGGGTGATTCACAGCGCCGTGGGCGCAATCAACGAATCGGACATCCTGTTGGCCGCCACGGCCTCCGCCATTATCATCGGGTTCAACGTCCGGCCGGAGCCGTCAGCCCGCGACAGCGCCGAGCGCGCCCATGTGGACGTGCGCCTCTACCGCGTCATCTACGAGGCGATTGAGGAGATGGAGGCTGCCATGAAGGGTCTGCTCGCGCCGAAGTTCAAAGAGGTCGTGCTGGGACGCGCCGAGGTGCGCCAGGTCTTTAGGGTCACCGGCGTCGGCACGGTGGCGGGCTGTTATGTGCTGGAGGGCAAAATAGTCCGGCTGGCCAAGGCGCGCCTTGTGCGAGGCGGCATCGTCGTGCACGAGGGCGAACTCGCCTCCCTAAAGCGGTTCAAAGACGACGCGCGCGAGGTGGCGGTCGGCTACGAGTGCGGCATCGGCATCGAGCGCTTCAACGACATCAAGGAAGGCGACGTCATCGAGGCCTTTGTGATGGAAGAGATCGAACGATAA
- the rbfA gene encoding 30S ribosome-binding factor RbfA, producing MQKINEEILRELSRLVQTLKDPRIRGVVSLTHVETTRDLSLARVYVSALGSGVDAGAVVAGFKSAAGYLRRELAAALSLRHTPELQFIADDSLARGARIQQMLIGLRETAGGDAD from the coding sequence ATGCAGAAGATCAACGAGGAGATCCTGCGGGAACTCTCTCGTCTGGTACAGACGTTGAAAGACCCGCGCATCAGGGGCGTGGTCAGTTTGACCCATGTGGAGACGACGCGAGATCTCTCTCTGGCGCGTGTCTATGTGAGCGCGCTGGGCAGCGGCGTGGACGCCGGGGCCGTGGTGGCCGGGTTCAAATCGGCCGCGGGATACCTGCGCCGGGAACTCGCCGCCGCCCTCTCGCTGCGGCACACGCCGGAGCTGCAGTTCATCGCCGACGACTCGCTCGCCCGCGGGGCGCGGATCCAGCAGATGCTGATCGGCCTTCGGGAGACGGCGGGCGGGGACGCGGATTGA